A genomic stretch from Arachis stenosperma cultivar V10309 chromosome 3, arast.V10309.gnm1.PFL2, whole genome shotgun sequence includes:
- the LOC130968455 gene encoding subtilisin-like protease SBT2.2 — translation MGNIYWVHVGMLCLYGMLILPSFCQVDSGDAASAVYIVTLRQAPASHYQDELARRSHSFRHGTSLRRNRLHRTRHRNVTKPVRSHSYYIAQAHDSLLKKVLGGEKYLKLYSYHYLINGFAVLVTPQQAEKLSKRREVSNVVLDFSVRTATTHTPQFLGLPKGAWVEAGGFETAGEGITIGFIDTGIDPTHPSFQDDKSEHPYPVPANFSGICEVTQDFPSGSCNRKLVAARHFAASAITRGIFNSSEDYASPFDGDGHGTHTASISSGNYGIPVVVAGHHFGNASGMAPRSHIAVYKALYKRFGGFAADVVAAIDQAAQDMVDIICLSITPNRRPPGIATFFNPIDMSLLSAVKAGIFVVQAAGNTGPSPMSMSSFSPWIFTVGAASHDRLYSNSIILGNNMTIPGVGLASGTPKNIMYKLVHAHHALNNDTTVKDDMYVGECQDASKFNQDLVQGNILICSYTIRFVVGLSTIKSALEMAKNLSAIGLVFCMDPLVTSFQLNPVPMKMAGIIIASANDSKILLQYYNSSLEIDETSKKVVKLGAVASICGGLKANYSNDAPKVMYYSARGPDPQDSLPHEADILKPNLIAPGNFIWAAWSSLSTDSAEFLGENFALMSGTSMAAPHVAGLAALIKQKFPHFSPAAIASALSTTASLYDSIGKPIMAQRSYASPDLSQSPATPFDMGSGFVNATSALDPGLLFDSSYEDYMSFLCAINGSAPTVLNYTNQNCLLYNSTLYGPDLNIPSITIAKLNQTRVVQRTFQNIAGNETYGVGWSNPYGVSVNVSPTRFSLANGERQVLTVIFNATSNSTAASFGRIGLFGNQGHVVNIPVSVITKISYKYNITTS, via the exons ATGGGGAACATTTATTGGGTACATGTGGGGATGTTGTGTTTATATGGAATGCTTATACTACCTTCCTTTTGTCAAGTTGATTCAGGTGATGCAGCTAGTGCTGTCTACATTGTTACTCTGAGACAAGCTCCTGCTTCTCATTATCAGGATGAGTTGGCAAGAAGGAGTCACAGCTTCAGACATGGTACTTCTTTGAGAAGAAATAGACTCCATAGAACAAG ACATCGAAATGTTACGAAGCCAGTTAGGAGCCACAGTTATTACATTGCCCAAGCTCATGATTCACTTTTGAAGAAAGTGTTAGGAGGAGAGAAATATCTGAAGCTCTATAGCTATCATTACCTGATTAATGGATTCGCTGTGTTGGTTACCCCACAGCAG GCAGAGAAGCTATCAAAGAGAAGAGAAGTGTCAAATGTGGTTTTGGATTTCTCTGTCAGAACTGCAACCACCCATACGCCACAATTTTTGGGTCTGCCAAAGGGAGCTTGGGTTGAAGCAGGTGGGTTTGAAACTGCTGGAGAAGGAATCACCATTGGTTTTATTGACACTGGCATTGATCCTACACACCCCAGTTTCCAAGATGATAAATCTGAACATCCATACCCTGTTCCTGCAAATTTCTCCGGCATCTGTGAGGTTACACAGGATTTTCCATCTGGTTCTTGCAATAGGAAGCTCGTTGCGGCCCGTCATTTCGCAGCGTCTGCTATAACCAGAGGAATATTTAATTCAAGTGAGGACTATGCTTCTCCATTTGATGGCGATGGCCATGGCAC GCACACAGCTTCTATTTCATCAGGAAACTATGGGATTCCAGTGGTCGTTGCTGGGCATCATTTTGGAAATGCTAGTGGGATGGCTCCCCGTTCGCA CATTGCTGTCTACAAGGCATTATACAAGAGGTTTGGTGGATTTGCTGCAGATGTTGTTGCAGCTATTGACCAG GCAGCTCAGGACATGGTTGACATAATATGCTTGTCAATCACTCCAAATAGGCGCCCTCCTGGTATTGCAACTTTCTTCAATCCAATAGACATGTCATTACTATCAGCTGTAAAAGCTGGTATATTTGTAGTGCAAGCTGCTGGCAATACTGGACCCTCACCTATGAGCATGTCCTCCTTCAGTCCATGGATCTTTACTGTTGGAGCAGCCTCTCATGATCGACTTTATAGCAATTCCATCATTCTTGGAAATAATATGACCATACCTGGAGTTGGACTCGCAT CTGGAACACCTAAAAACATAATGTATAAACTGGTTCATGCGCATCATGCTTTGAACAATGACACAACAGTTAAAGATGATATGTATGTGGGTGAGTGTCAAGATGCAAGTAAATTCAATCAGGATTTGGTACAGGGAAACATCCTGATCTGTAGCTATACGATCCGATTTGTGGTTGGGCTATCCACCATCAAGAGTGCCTTAGAAATGGCCAAGAATCTTAGTGCAATTGGTCTTGTTTTCTGCATGGACCCTCTTGTGACTAGTTTTCAGCTTAACCCAGTTCCAATGAAAATGGCTGGCATAATAATTGCATCTGCAAATGATTCCAAG ATATTACTGCAATACTACAATTCTTCACTTGAAATAGATGAGACTTCAAAGAAAGTTGTTAAACTAGGGGCTGTTGCTAGCATCTGCGGTGGACTAAAAGCAAACTATAGCAATGATGCTCCAAAGGTTATGTATTACTCTGCTAGAGGACCAGATCCTCAGGACAGTCTTCCTCATGAAGCTGATATTTTGAAACCCAATTTGATTGCTCCTGGAAACTTTATATGGGCAGCTTGGAGTTCTCTTTCCACTGATTCAGCTGAATTCCTAG GTGAGAATTTTGCTTTAATGTCTGGCACAAGCATGGCTGCACCTCATGTTGCCGGTCTTGCTGCACTCATTAAGCAAAAGTTCCCCCATTTCAGTCCTGCAGCCATTGCGTCTGCTCTTTCCACCACAGCTTCTCTGTATGACAGCATTGGTAAGCCAATAATGGCTCAGCGGTCATATGCCTCTCCAGACTTAAGCCAATCTCCTGCAACTCCCTTCGACATGGGAAGCGGTTTTGTGAATGCTACTTCAGCATTAGATCCGGGATTGCTTTTTGATTCCA GTTATgaggattatatgtcatttCTATGTGCTATCAATGGCTCAGCTCCGACAGTGCTAAACTACACCAATCAAAACTGTTTGCTTTATAACTCTACTTTATATGGCCCTGATCTGAACATTCCCTCAATCACAATAGCAAAGTTAAACCAAACTAGAGTTGTCCAGAGAACATTCCAAAACATTGCTGGGAATGAAACTTACGGTGTTGGTTGGAGTAATCCATATGGTGTTTCAGTGAATGTGTCGCCAACTCGCTTCTCTCTTGCCAATGGGGAGAGACAAGTCTTAACTGTGATCTTCAATGCAACCAGCAACAGCACTGCTGCAAGCTTTGGAAGGATTGGGCTATTTGGTAATCAAGGTCATGTTGTAAATATTCCTGTGTCAGTCATCACTAAAATCTCATATAAATATAACATCACTACAAGCTAA
- the LOC130968454 gene encoding putative receptor-like protein kinase At3g47110 — protein MGLFSEALVLHFPLLITLLLHNHVVGVSSTTDKETLITLKSQLSDDTSNKLSSWNQNTSPCSNWTGVKCNKISQRVTSLDLSGLGLSGQLSSSIGNLIRLRVLNMSSNNIEGVIPSNITLLTQLQILDLSSNKIVSRIPTDIGSLRNLQVLKLGKNNLHGAIPASLGNISSLRNISLGTNYLSGWIPSDLGRLKNLIELDLTINNLTGTVPPVIYNITSLVNLALAANSFWGELPQDVGHTLPNLLVFNFCFNRFTGGIPASLHNLTNIRVIRMAHNLLEGTVPPGLGNLPFLRMYNIGYNKIVSSQGRGLDYIIHSLTNSTKLNFLAMDGNRLEGVIPEAIGNLSKNLSILYMGGNRINGSIPSSIGHLSGMRLLNLSYNLITGEIPQELGQLEDLQELILAGNQLSGTIPKSLGNLLNLNQIDLSRNELVDTIPSNFGNFQSLLYMDLSSNKLSGSIPGEILNLQTLSKVLNLSMNLLSGPIPQVGNLISVATIDFSINKLYGEIPSSFSNCLSLEKLSLSKNMLSGPIPSTLGDVKGLGTLDLSCNQLSGSIPGELQNLHALQLLNLSYNDLEGAIPSGGVFQNLSAVHLEGNTKLCLHFSCVPHGHERRTVYIIVALVVTLILCLTIGLILYIKNRRVKVTSAAASELLKPHAPMISYDELRQATDEFSQENLIGSGSFGSVYQGLLREGSIVAVKVLNILRTGSLKSFFAECEAMKNSRHRNLVKVITSCSSVDFKNNEFLALVYEYMSNGSLDDWIKGRRKHTNGNGLKLMERLNIAIDTACALDYLHNDSEIPIVHCDLKPSNILLDDDMTAKVGDFGLARLLIERSTNNQVSISSTHVLKGSIGYIPPEYGWGEKPSSAGDVYSFGIVLLELFSGKSPTDECFAGGLSLTRWVQSAYKVKKLEVIDPRLISLISDDDHDPAEGPNPQLYCLDGILGVGLSCAADTPDARIGIREALRQLKAVRDSFLKNNNSKNAAATSKRYYQVSTK, from the exons ATGGGTTTGTTTTCTGAAGCACTTGTACTTCATTTTCCCTTATTAATCACCCTCCTCCTTCACAACCATGTGGTTGGTGTATCATCCACCACAGATAAAGAAACCTTGATCACACTCAAGTCTCAGCTCAGTGATGACACTTCCAACAAACTCTCTTCTTGGAACCAGAACACTTCCCCATGCAGCAACTGGACTGGTGTCAAGTGTAACAAAATAAGCCAAAGAGTAACTAGCCTTGATCTTTCAGGGTTAGGACTCTCGGGTCAATTGAGCTCTTCCATTGGCAACCTCATCCGTTTAAGAGTTCTCAACATGAGCTCTAACAATATTGAAGGAGTGATTCCTTCTAACATCACCCTCTTGACTCAGCTCCAGATTCTTGATTTATCATCGAACAAGATTGTGAGCAGAATTCCCACAGACATTGGAAGCTTGAGGAATCTTCAAGTCTTGAAGTTGGGAAAGAATAATCTGCATGGTGCAATTCCAGCTTCTCTGGGAAACATTTCTTCCCTCAGGAATATCAGTCTTGGCACCAATTATCTCAGTGGCTGGATTCCAAGTGACTTGGGAAGGCTCAAGAATCTGATAGAGCTTGATCTCACTATCAACAATCTCACAGGGACTGTTCCACCAGTTATATATAACATAACTTCCCTTGTTAACTTGGCCTTGGCTGCAAACTCCTTCTGGGGTGAGCTTCCTCAAGATGTTGGTCATACACTTCCAAATCTCTTGGTGTTCAACTTCTGCTTCAACAGATTCACCGGTGGGATTCCGGCTTCTCTGCACAACCTCACTAACATTAGGGTCATCCGAATGGCTCACAACCTCTTGGAAGGGACAGTGCCACCTGGTCTAGGAAATTTGCCATTCCTGCGCATGTATAACATTGGATACAACAAGATAGTTAGCTCTCAAGGAAGAGGTTTGGATTACATTATTCATTCTTTGACAAACAGCACCAAACTCAACTTCCTTGCGATGGATGGTAACAGGTTGGAAGGTGTGATTCCTGAAGCCATTGGTAACCTCTCCAAGAATCTCTCAATATTATACATGGGAGGGAATAGAATCAATGGAAGCATACCCTCTTCCATTGGCCATCTTAGTGGCATGAGATTGTTGAACTTGAGCTACAATTTGATCACCGGAGAAATCCCACAAGAGTTAGGCCAATTAGAGGATCTACAAGAGCTGATTCTAGCTGGAAATCAGCTATCTGGTACCATTCCAAAGTCTCTTGGTAATCTCCTTAACTTAAACCAGATTGATCTTTCAAGAAATGAACTTGTGGATACAATACCAAGTAATTTTGGGAACTTTCAAAGCCTGCTCTATATGGACTTATCCAGCAACAAACTCAGTGGAAGCATACCTGGGGAGATACTCAATCTCCAAACTTTGAGCAAGGTTTTAAATTTGTCAATGAACCTCTTGAGTGGACCAATACCTCAAGTTGGGAATTTGATCAGTGTTGCCACCATAGACTTTTCCATCAACAAATTGTATGGTGAGATTCCCAGCTCATTTAGCAATTGCCTGAGCTTGGAAAAATTGTCTCTGTCAAAGAATATGCTTTCAGGTCCCATTCCAAGTACTCTTGGAGATGTGAAAGGTTTGGGAACTTTGGACCTGTCCTGCAACCAACTCTCAGGATCCATTCCTGGTGAACTTCAAAATCTACATGCCCTTCAGCTTTTAAACCTCTCTTATAATGATTTAGAGGGAGCCATTCCTAGTGGTGGAGTATTCCAGAATCTCTCTGCTGTCCATTTAGAAGGTAATACAAAACTCTGCTTGCATTTCTCATGTGTGCCTCATGGCCATGAAAGAAGGACCGTCTACATCATCGTAGCCTTGGTGGTGACATTGATACTATGTCTCACAATTGGCTTGATACTATAcataaagaacagaagagtcAAGGTAACATCGGCGGCAGCATCTGAGCTGTTAAAGCCTCATGCTCCGATGATCTCTTATGATGAACTTCGTCAGGCAACTGACGAGTTCAGCCAGGAAAATTTAATAGGATCTGGGAGCTTTGGCTCAGTATATCAAGGCCTTCTACGCGAGGGAAGTATTGTTGCTGTGAAAGTGCTTAACATTCTAAGAACTGGTTCTCTGAAGAGTTTCTTTGCTGAGTGTGAGGCTATGAAGAACTCAAGGCACAGAAATCTGGTTAAGGTGATCACATCTTGCTCTAGTGTTGACTTCAAGAACAATGAGTTTCTGGCTTTGGTTTATGAGTACATGAGCAATGGGAGCTTAGATGACTGGATTAAAGGGAGGAGAAAGCATACAAATGGAAATGGTTTGAAGCTTATGGAGAGACTGAATATAGCTATTGACACAGCTTGTGCATTGGATTACCTGCACAATGATAGTGAAATTCCAATTGTGCATTGTGATTTGAAGCCTAGCAACATTCTCTTGGATGATGACATGACTGCCAAGGTTGGAGACTTTGGATTGGCTAGGTTGCTGATTGAAAGATCAACAAATAATCAAGTCTCCATTAGCTCCACTCATGTCCTTAAGGGTTCAATTGGTTACATTCCACCAG AATATGGATGGGGAGAGAAACCATCTTCAGCTGGAGATGTGTACAGTTTTGGGATAGTGTTACTTGAGCTGTTCTCCGGGAAGAGCCCGACAGATGAGTGCTTCGCCGGTGGCCTAAGCCTAACAAGATGGGTGCAATCAGCATACAAAGTAAAGAAATTGGAGGTCATTGATCCTCGGCTGATCTCCCTCATTTCTGATGATGATCATGATCCTGCTGAAGGTCCAAATCCACAACTCTATTGTCTGGATGGAATTCTCGGAGTTGGTCTGTCCTGTGCTGCAGACACCCCAGATGCGAGAATTGGCATTCGAGAAGCTCTTCGCCAACTAAAAGCAGTTAGAGACTCTTTTTTGAAGAACAATAACAGTAAGAATGCTGCAGCTACTAGCAAACGTTACTACCAAGTTTCAACAAAATGA